A window of Cohnella herbarum contains these coding sequences:
- a CDS encoding sensor histidine kinase, whose product MRFRHHRNRLVMIAFLLTVLSEAILIGISYWNTRDVGSEIQKASEQNLSKHVESQIVTKLNEMNSLALQIESSDFTKYARSFLNLRTAEEEVEARGELNSRLSRLHLPQGLVDQIYFIGDNVNQRNFGKSFPTDRNIPDDRIPWIDELRSAGLLDSFTRYYSMPTYIPEGMFTDALAANKAPIPDETRQRLNHFFTSIEGHLVINNGVNYLNVLSVIVLDERIFSAELPSPRIWNGYVGVLDENQQTLWSNLPDPDALRTAAQRIDNGFRQWEQRIGGNYKVRTQPIAPYEFNIVFFEREKSSSLWDRNFINVYIAFFLCTLLVCFLISLKFANLIMYPFQVLARIVWKKENDLDFHSIPEERFSEVKLSRISIRGKVLLMLLTSVLIPVLTAICMHLYLMYNYVFNKAVDLSVESSNHLIVELRDRMEGYESLTNRLSTDSRLTNLLSPYTFMDNIDDFTVASYPGLGDLSYFVLYDSGGVARYSSAFFNNLTLFKLSSIDPDLLSNLQSERMVWVTGLNDVYGHPSLMLIKKLSLPSPATGKSMDAFLQVVLKEDAFSSVASDRKMSFVMLNRSGDFIYSNTSSQGFRIQASNQWNGHREKTDDVLIDKVEGSNQVIVYRPIGNEGWSTFIFMTIDDMYLKMNDMLHRFVLLIVLIILIIFAAVWNVSLLLVKPIERLKRAVERVEGLPAGLDNPSGSRDEIGQLVGSFNQMIMQIHGLMEENINKQIREKILVTSKMKAELGMLQQQINPHFLYNTLEAINMRARQYGATEVSTMVNSLAKIFRFTINTGNEVVPLSEEIEHVRNYLTIQELRFQNKFTVKWRLDESMIRVPILKFILQPIIENALQHGIEDLYGDGEITIVVGSSDGRMILTISDNGIGMSEEELAKVRRSLTMENETSPASNDGISSKRSNGVGLVNVYQRLLIYYGEGLKLAIDSEEFRGTTITIEIPLRFDSAGA is encoded by the coding sequence ATGAGGTTTCGCCACCATCGCAATCGCCTCGTGATGATCGCGTTCCTGCTCACCGTGCTATCGGAAGCTATTCTGATCGGCATCAGCTATTGGAACACGCGCGACGTCGGTTCCGAAATCCAGAAGGCTTCCGAACAAAATCTGTCCAAACACGTAGAGAGCCAAATCGTAACGAAGCTCAACGAAATGAATTCCTTGGCGTTGCAGATCGAATCGTCGGACTTCACGAAGTATGCCCGTTCGTTCTTGAACCTCCGTACCGCCGAAGAAGAAGTGGAAGCCAGGGGAGAACTGAATTCCCGTCTAAGCCGGTTGCATCTTCCCCAAGGGTTGGTCGATCAGATTTATTTCATCGGGGATAACGTGAATCAGAGGAACTTCGGCAAATCGTTCCCGACCGATCGCAATATTCCGGACGATCGGATTCCATGGATCGATGAGTTAAGAAGTGCGGGTCTGTTGGATTCTTTCACCCGATACTATAGCATGCCGACCTATATTCCCGAAGGGATGTTCACGGATGCCCTGGCGGCGAACAAAGCGCCTATTCCGGATGAAACTCGGCAGCGGCTCAATCATTTTTTCACGTCTATCGAAGGCCATCTCGTTATCAATAACGGGGTCAATTACTTGAACGTATTATCCGTCATCGTATTGGATGAACGGATTTTCTCCGCTGAATTACCGTCGCCCCGAATATGGAACGGATATGTCGGGGTATTGGACGAAAACCAACAGACGCTTTGGTCGAACCTGCCCGATCCGGATGCACTCCGGACGGCGGCGCAACGGATCGATAACGGATTTCGGCAATGGGAGCAACGGATCGGCGGCAACTATAAAGTCAGAACCCAGCCCATTGCTCCTTATGAATTCAATATCGTCTTCTTCGAGCGGGAGAAGAGCAGCTCGCTGTGGGATCGGAATTTCATTAACGTCTACATTGCCTTCTTCCTATGCACGTTGCTCGTCTGTTTCCTGATCTCGCTCAAGTTCGCCAACTTGATTATGTACCCTTTCCAAGTGTTGGCCAGAATCGTTTGGAAGAAGGAAAACGATCTCGATTTCCATAGCATCCCGGAGGAACGGTTCTCGGAGGTCAAGCTTTCCAGAATCTCCATTCGGGGCAAAGTGCTGCTCATGCTGCTGACCTCCGTCCTGATCCCGGTGCTAACGGCGATCTGCATGCATTTATATCTGATGTACAATTATGTCTTCAATAAGGCCGTCGACTTATCGGTTGAATCATCCAACCATCTGATCGTTGAATTGCGGGACCGGATGGAAGGTTACGAGAGCTTGACGAATCGATTGTCTACGGACAGCCGGTTAACGAACCTGTTGTCGCCGTATACGTTCATGGACAACATTGACGACTTTACGGTCGCCAGCTATCCGGGGTTAGGTGATCTCTCTTACTTCGTTCTGTACGATTCCGGCGGAGTCGCCCGCTATTCTTCGGCGTTCTTCAATAATCTGACGCTGTTCAAATTGTCGTCCATCGACCCCGATCTATTGTCGAACCTGCAATCGGAACGAATGGTATGGGTTACCGGGTTGAATGACGTCTACGGCCATCCTTCATTAATGCTGATCAAGAAGCTGTCTCTGCCTTCGCCCGCGACGGGGAAGTCGATGGATGCTTTCCTCCAGGTCGTCCTGAAGGAAGACGCGTTCTCGTCCGTCGCTTCCGACCGCAAGATGAGCTTCGTTATGCTCAATCGTTCCGGGGATTTCATTTATTCGAATACCTCGTCCCAAGGCTTCCGGATACAGGCTTCCAATCAATGGAACGGCCATAGGGAGAAAACGGATGACGTCCTCATCGATAAAGTGGAAGGAAGCAATCAGGTGATCGTCTATCGCCCGATCGGGAACGAAGGCTGGTCGACCTTCATCTTCATGACCATCGACGATATGTATTTGAAGATGAACGATATGCTTCATCGGTTTGTTTTGCTTATCGTCCTGATCATTCTGATCATCTTTGCGGCGGTATGGAACGTGTCATTGCTTCTGGTCAAGCCTATCGAAAGGTTGAAGCGCGCGGTGGAGAGGGTGGAAGGCTTGCCGGCCGGACTCGATAATCCTTCGGGCTCCCGGGACGAAATCGGTCAGTTGGTCGGGAGTTTCAACCAGATGATCATGCAGATTCACGGGCTGATGGAAGAGAACATCAACAAGCAGATCCGCGAGAAAATATTGGTCACGTCCAAGATGAAGGCAGAGCTGGGAATGCTTCAACAGCAGATTAACCCCCATTTTCTCTATAACACCTTGGAAGCCATCAATATGAGAGCGAGGCAGTATGGCGCGACGGAAGTCAGCACGATGGTGAATTCGTTGGCCAAAATCTTTCGGTTCACGATAAATACCGGCAACGAGGTCGTTCCTCTCTCCGAGGAAATCGAGCATGTGCGCAATTATCTGACGATCCAGGAGCTTCGGTTCCAGAACAAATTCACCGTGAAGTGGCGATTGGACGAGTCGATGATAAGGGTACCGATCTTGAAGTTTATCCTTCAGCCTATCATCGAGAATGCGCTTCAGCACGGAATCGAAGATCTTTACGGGGACGGCGAGATTACGATCGTCGTCGGATCGTCGGATGGACGAATGATTCTAACCATATCGGATAACGGAATCGGAATGAGCGAGGAAGAGCTGGCGAAAGTGAGAAGGTCCTTGACCATGGAAAACGAAACTTCGCCAGCTTCGAACGATGGAATCTCTTCGAAACGCTCCAACGGCGTAGGATTGGTGAACGTGTATCAGCGGCTGCTCATCTATTACGGCGAGGGATTGAAACTGGCGATCGATAGCGAGGAGTTTCGAGGGACGACCATAACGATCGAGATACCTTTGCGTTTCGACTCCGCCGGAGCTTAA
- a CDS encoding ABC transporter substrate-binding protein produces MKRAFRSTLLSAILTCSLILLSACGGNNSKDDNSSPNSGATSTASGSETASAEASSEEPAANGKPVVIRHTMYDTEFSSEMVAEFEKTHPNIKVEIVSADYNKLMAMMAAGNGPDIIRTNTNELSGYVLKGMALDLTPNFNNSTVFKPDDFYPVVNQFKYDTTTGVHGEGPLYGFPKDWSPDFTIYYNKKMFEAAGVPLPSSTEAMTWTELIELGKKLTVKNGKKVSQYGVVYFNGSTAANQDLLNVQLLQQGGSMFSDDYSKADLSTPGMKDLLNFWVDTAKFGVGPSPLHQETDWGGQLFVDNKAAIIISGYWFSGFLKTNELTKDRLGDFGVAPAPYLEGGKRISPTAFGTGAIIYKNTKHPKEAWEVFEWFFGGKPAEDRAKAGYGLPGTKALAALLPQTTEFDKMSYDFIQNELQYTDGSPPYNPFLNYQAVNSIFDKYFTPVYFDKDTVEGATQKMTEELNTLITEGKQLVSPE; encoded by the coding sequence ATGAAAAGAGCGTTTCGGTCTACTCTGTTATCCGCCATCCTAACGTGCAGCTTAATCTTGCTAAGCGCGTGCGGAGGCAATAATTCGAAAGACGATAATTCTTCTCCTAATAGCGGAGCGACTTCAACGGCAAGCGGCAGTGAAACCGCGAGCGCCGAAGCGAGCTCGGAGGAGCCTGCAGCGAACGGCAAACCCGTCGTTATCAGACACACGATGTACGATACCGAATTTTCGAGCGAGATGGTCGCGGAGTTCGAGAAAACCCACCCCAATATCAAGGTCGAGATCGTATCCGCGGATTACAATAAGCTGATGGCCATGATGGCCGCGGGCAACGGGCCGGATATCATCCGCACGAATACCAATGAGCTTTCCGGTTATGTTTTGAAAGGGATGGCTCTTGATCTGACTCCGAATTTTAATAATAGCACCGTATTCAAACCGGACGATTTCTATCCTGTCGTTAACCAATTCAAATACGACACGACGACGGGAGTACACGGCGAAGGTCCGCTTTACGGATTCCCGAAAGACTGGTCGCCCGATTTTACGATTTACTACAACAAGAAAATGTTCGAAGCCGCGGGCGTTCCGTTGCCTAGCAGCACAGAGGCGATGACGTGGACGGAACTTATTGAACTAGGAAAAAAACTGACGGTCAAAAACGGCAAAAAGGTAAGCCAATACGGCGTTGTTTACTTTAACGGCAGTACCGCCGCGAATCAGGATCTGCTCAACGTGCAATTGCTTCAGCAAGGCGGAAGCATGTTCAGCGACGATTACAGCAAAGCTGACTTATCGACGCCCGGGATGAAAGATTTGCTTAATTTCTGGGTGGACACCGCGAAATTCGGAGTAGGACCAAGCCCTCTGCACCAGGAAACGGATTGGGGCGGTCAATTGTTCGTCGATAACAAGGCGGCGATCATCATATCGGGTTATTGGTTCTCCGGTTTCCTGAAGACGAACGAGTTGACCAAAGACCGCTTGGGCGATTTCGGAGTCGCGCCGGCTCCGTACCTCGAAGGCGGAAAAAGGATTTCGCCGACCGCATTCGGGACAGGCGCGATCATCTACAAAAATACGAAACATCCGAAAGAAGCATGGGAAGTATTCGAATGGTTCTTCGGCGGCAAGCCCGCGGAAGACCGGGCCAAAGCCGGATATGGTTTGCCGGGCACGAAAGCGTTGGCGGCGTTGCTGCCTCAAACTACCGAGTTCGACAAGATGAGCTACGACTTTATCCAGAACGAGCTGCAGTATACGGACGGCAGTCCTCCGTACAACCCGTTCTTGAATTATCAGGCCGTGAACTCGATATTCGATAAATATTTCACTCCGGTCTATTTCGATAAAGACACGGTGGAAGGCGCCACGCAAAAAATGACGGAAGAATTAAACACGCTTATTACGGAAGGCAAGCAACTCGTCAGCCCAGAGTAA
- a CDS encoding glycosyl hydrolase family 28 protein, with translation MRRQSIVQALLVMTIVTTLFGCTPKQSEAKEEPVITYAAPADLPENYRSTEFAVKAGESAIDLYNAGNNSWNQPVSYGYFDMPGASTITITPNFEYSSFELVPRSLGIKGERSGNSITFKLNGPANVSLVLDGNYQGKVLHLFAQIPEKDIPDANDPDVIFFGPGFHDLGEYGSVPTMISSNQTLYISGGAVVRGRFRADNATNITVRGRGIILNDYRSKDEYDDIALALNYVTKSTVKDIIVNRDTNSWTSSMHGSSDVEVLNYKAVSPRYASSDGFNIVSSHDIVFDGSFIHSTDDAVAIKGLSQEEDPAKALPVYNITYKNAQLWADGNNSIGIGAETVAAYFKNITFDNIDVLYNFDDRDHPDVLPDRSAINIFALHGTEFKDITFQNIRVEKAKRLINVQMDTTFYFGAIQGNWSWPGAISGIRYKDITSYSDGTNEIKVEGWSKDRIVSDITFDNVVINGKKVESTKDSHFTINKYTKDLKVK, from the coding sequence ATGAGAAGACAATCGATCGTCCAAGCTCTACTAGTCATGACTATCGTAACGACGCTATTCGGCTGTACTCCTAAGCAGTCGGAAGCGAAGGAAGAACCCGTCATTACGTATGCGGCGCCTGCCGATTTACCCGAGAATTACCGCTCGACCGAGTTTGCCGTGAAGGCAGGGGAGAGCGCAATCGACTTATATAACGCCGGAAATAACAGTTGGAATCAGCCGGTTTCTTACGGATATTTCGATATGCCGGGAGCCAGCACCATAACGATAACGCCGAACTTCGAATATTCGTCCTTCGAGCTCGTGCCTAGATCGTTAGGGATTAAGGGAGAACGAAGCGGCAACTCCATCACGTTTAAGCTTAACGGTCCGGCGAACGTCTCGCTCGTATTGGACGGAAATTATCAAGGCAAAGTGCTGCATCTGTTCGCGCAGATCCCGGAGAAGGATATTCCGGACGCCAACGACCCCGATGTCATTTTTTTCGGTCCGGGTTTTCATGACTTAGGGGAGTACGGTTCGGTTCCGACGATGATCTCCTCGAATCAGACCTTGTATATTAGCGGAGGCGCGGTGGTCAGAGGCCGGTTCCGCGCGGATAATGCCACGAATATTACCGTAAGGGGCAGAGGCATCATCCTCAACGATTACAGGAGCAAAGACGAGTATGACGACATCGCGTTGGCTCTGAATTACGTCACAAAATCTACGGTCAAAGATATTATCGTCAATCGGGATACGAACAGTTGGACCTCGTCGATGCATGGCAGCAGCGATGTGGAAGTGTTGAATTACAAAGCCGTAAGCCCGCGGTATGCAAGCTCCGACGGATTTAATATCGTGAGCAGCCACGACATCGTCTTCGACGGTTCGTTCATCCATTCCACGGATGACGCCGTCGCGATCAAGGGACTGTCCCAAGAGGAAGATCCGGCGAAGGCTCTACCCGTCTACAACATTACGTACAAGAACGCCCAGCTATGGGCCGATGGCAACAATTCGATCGGAATCGGCGCGGAGACGGTCGCCGCCTACTTCAAGAACATTACGTTCGACAATATCGACGTCCTCTACAATTTCGACGACCGCGATCATCCGGACGTTCTGCCGGACCGATCCGCGATCAATATTTTCGCGCTGCATGGAACGGAGTTCAAGGACATTACATTTCAGAACATTCGGGTCGAGAAAGCCAAGAGGCTCATTAACGTTCAGATGGACACGACGTTCTATTTCGGCGCCATACAGGGCAATTGGTCATGGCCGGGAGCGATTAGCGGTATCCGGTACAAAGATATCACTTCTTATTCGGACGGGACGAACGAAATCAAGGTCGAGGGCTGGAGCAAGGATCGCATCGTTTCGGATATTACGTTCGACAATGTCGTGATCAACGGCAAGAAGGTCGAATCGACGAAAGATTCGCACTTTACGATTAACAAATACACGAAAGATTTGAAGGTGAAGTGA
- a CDS encoding carbohydrate ABC transporter permease has translation MSQLANTGTATALRDKPKRFRGKSFKEAMEFYVFISPWFVVFVLLGLIPLLYGLYLSLTNYAGFNMDRLKFVGFDNYRKVFTDNDAMYSLGRTLLITAIMVPLSTVLGFLLAVLLNQNIKNIGFYRTLFFIPSIIPVVAVGTMWRSLFVDDGVVNNLLADMGLQPVDWLGYDYAMIPLLIMLLWGVGGGILVYLAGLKGVSKDLYEAAAIDGATTIQRFARITIPLVTPVLFFQFIMSIIGSLQIFVQPILLAANSNSLLSTPIRPNYVYSVHAFQQIFAFGRFGYGLALLWVLFIMILVLTVVVFSTSKLWVFYEVDQEGK, from the coding sequence ATGAGTCAATTAGCGAATACCGGTACGGCCACCGCTCTTCGCGACAAGCCGAAGCGTTTCCGCGGAAAGAGCTTCAAGGAAGCGATGGAATTTTACGTTTTTATCTCTCCATGGTTCGTCGTCTTTGTTCTCCTCGGCCTGATCCCGCTGTTATACGGACTATATTTGAGCTTAACGAACTACGCGGGATTTAATATGGACCGGTTGAAATTCGTCGGGTTCGATAATTATCGCAAAGTGTTCACCGATAACGACGCGATGTACTCGCTCGGCCGTACATTGCTCATTACGGCGATCATGGTGCCGTTAAGCACGGTCTTAGGCTTCCTGCTCGCGGTATTGTTGAATCAGAACATCAAAAATATCGGATTCTACCGAACCCTCTTCTTTATCCCGTCCATTATTCCGGTGGTTGCGGTAGGGACGATGTGGAGATCTTTGTTCGTGGACGATGGAGTAGTGAATAACCTTCTGGCGGACATGGGCTTGCAACCCGTCGATTGGCTCGGTTACGACTACGCGATGATTCCGTTGTTGATCATGCTTCTCTGGGGCGTCGGAGGCGGGATTCTCGTTTATTTAGCGGGGTTAAAAGGCGTATCCAAGGATCTCTACGAGGCGGCGGCGATAGACGGGGCTACGACGATCCAAAGATTCGCGAGAATCACGATCCCTTTAGTCACTCCCGTGTTGTTTTTCCAGTTCATTATGAGCATTATCGGTTCGTTGCAAATTTTCGTGCAGCCGATTCTGCTCGCGGCTAACTCGAACAGTTTGTTATCGACGCCTATTCGGCCGAATTACGTCTATTCGGTTCACGCTTTCCAACAGATCTTCGCATTCGGTCGCTTCGGATACGGACTTGCGTTGCTGTGGGTTCTATTTATCATGATATTGGTACTGACCGTGGTCGTTTTCTCCACCAGCAAGCTATGGGTATTCTACGAAGTCGATCAGGAGGGGAAATAA
- a CDS encoding response regulator transcription factor — MANERYKLMIVDDEYEIRQGLRSFDYSAFRIEASEDCENGLFALKALENEPADILVTDIRMPLMDGLELAEKVSSRYPHTKIIILSGYDDFEYAKKCMKHGALDYLLKPLDFEEYEKVLAKAIRLIGQEKEQQVRAAALERKAKLSAHHLRQKFLRDILQRSMTEEAIELESSSAEVMLEENGQYAVCLLRLSSYPEKPRGVGDKDWNLIVFTLDNLLQDLWDEQGMGYHYVDSDGQCSLIVANSDALTALRDNSDSLREKLDRLLSGLKRFRGLFKSHFSYVIGPVVSKPERIRLSYREAGALFHATADRPVEQSEDSAIDEGMPRRDIEQANGHRLVQEAKRFIEENFDRTITLEDVAKHVHLNASYLSFLFKEMTGQKYIDYLTLYRIDKAKAFLKQTNHKIHEVGEMVGYENPRYFTLVFKKYAQQSPVEYRNACFQTDAKDGRP, encoded by the coding sequence ATGGCTAACGAGCGATACAAACTGATGATCGTCGACGATGAATACGAGATTAGGCAAGGGTTAAGAAGCTTCGATTATTCCGCGTTCCGTATCGAAGCGTCCGAGGATTGCGAGAACGGACTGTTCGCTTTGAAAGCATTGGAGAACGAGCCGGCGGACATTCTGGTGACGGACATTCGCATGCCCCTTATGGACGGATTGGAGTTGGCGGAGAAGGTCTCTTCGCGTTATCCGCATACGAAGATCATTATTTTGTCGGGGTACGACGATTTCGAATACGCCAAGAAATGCATGAAGCACGGAGCGCTCGATTATTTGCTCAAGCCTCTCGATTTCGAAGAGTACGAGAAAGTGTTGGCCAAGGCGATTCGTCTCATCGGCCAAGAAAAAGAACAGCAGGTAAGGGCTGCGGCCCTTGAACGAAAGGCCAAGCTGTCGGCTCATCATTTGCGCCAGAAATTTCTCCGCGACATTCTGCAAAGGTCCATGACGGAAGAGGCGATCGAGCTGGAAAGTTCGTCCGCCGAAGTCATGCTGGAGGAGAACGGACAATACGCGGTTTGCCTGCTGCGGTTGTCCTCTTATCCCGAGAAACCGAGAGGGGTAGGAGACAAGGATTGGAACCTGATCGTCTTTACTTTGGATAATCTACTGCAAGATTTGTGGGATGAACAGGGTATGGGCTACCACTACGTCGATTCCGATGGACAATGTTCCCTGATCGTAGCGAATTCCGATGCGCTGACGGCTCTTAGGGATAATTCGGATAGTTTGAGAGAAAAGCTGGATCGGCTTCTGAGCGGCTTGAAGCGCTTTCGGGGCTTGTTTAAATCGCACTTTTCCTACGTCATCGGTCCCGTCGTGTCGAAGCCCGAACGAATCCGGTTATCTTATCGGGAAGCGGGAGCCTTGTTTCACGCGACGGCAGATCGCCCTGTGGAACAATCGGAAGATTCGGCGATCGACGAGGGAATGCCGCGCAGGGACATCGAGCAGGCGAACGGTCATCGTCTCGTACAGGAAGCTAAGCGATTCATCGAAGAAAACTTCGACAGGACGATTACCTTGGAAGACGTGGCCAAGCATGTCCATCTGAACGCGAGCTATTTGAGTTTCCTGTTCAAGGAGATGACGGGTCAGAAATATATCGATTACTTGACGTTGTACCGAATCGATAAGGCCAAAGCTTTCTTGAAGCAAACGAACCATAAAATACACGAGGTCGGTGAAATGGTAGGGTACGAGAATCCCCGTTACTTCACTTTGGTATTCAAGAAGTACGCGCAACAGTCTCCGGTCGAATATCGCAACGCCTGTTTCCAAACCGATGCCAAGGACGGCCGGCCATGA
- a CDS encoding carbohydrate ABC transporter permease, giving the protein MVNVGVRNPSFRIFIYTMLVLLSILFVVPLYWLVTNSLQTVGSASTFWPTSFRLVNYKYAVTFIDYWNYAKNSIVITAISVIIPTITSAVVGFGFARLRGPGKNVLFLLMLSTMMLPAIVTQIPTYVIFYKIGFINTFWPWFFWALGGSAFSIFLYRQFFATFPKDLEEAARIDGCSTYRIFWNIFLPISLPVIATVSILSFNGSWGNDYISPFMFLQNDKYPLATALFSIGYVFPGQKDITLTQVQSAGLVIFVLPIIVVFFLGQRYLVEGVISSAVKG; this is encoded by the coding sequence ATGGTAAACGTCGGCGTCCGGAATCCTTCGTTCCGAATTTTCATCTATACGATGCTCGTCTTGCTTTCGATCCTGTTCGTCGTGCCCCTATACTGGCTGGTGACCAACTCTCTGCAAACGGTAGGATCGGCTTCTACGTTCTGGCCGACGAGCTTTCGATTGGTCAATTACAAGTATGCGGTGACCTTCATCGATTACTGGAACTACGCGAAAAACTCGATCGTCATTACAGCCATATCCGTGATTATTCCGACGATTACGAGCGCTGTCGTAGGATTCGGGTTCGCTAGATTGAGAGGGCCGGGGAAAAACGTATTGTTCCTGCTCATGTTATCCACGATGATGCTGCCGGCTATCGTGACGCAAATCCCTACGTACGTCATTTTCTATAAGATAGGCTTCATTAATACGTTCTGGCCGTGGTTTTTCTGGGCTTTGGGAGGCAGCGCGTTCAGCATCTTCCTGTATCGGCAATTTTTCGCGACCTTCCCCAAGGATTTGGAGGAAGCGGCCAGAATCGACGGATGTTCGACTTACCGCATCTTCTGGAACATTTTCTTGCCGATCTCCCTTCCGGTTATCGCGACGGTATCGATCTTATCGTTTAACGGATCATGGGGGAACGACTACATTTCGCCATTTATGTTTCTTCAGAACGACAAGTATCCTCTGGCCACGGCTTTGTTCTCGATCGGCTACGTGTTTCCGGGGCAAAAGGATATCACCCTTACGCAAGTCCAGAGCGCGGGGTTGGTTATATTCGTCCTGCCTATTATCGTCGTGTTTTTCCTGGGGCAACGCTATTTGGTAGAAGGAGTCATTTCCTCTGCCGTTAAGGGGTGA
- a CDS encoding glycosyl hydrolase family 28 protein, with amino-acid sequence MRVHNDQKDSRDSTLYEIDSALIRIYPAPAEIRFAANEQRLRLQGEDAFGADPDGLVLSRDWQLSVGGHDIPVYAAPVTSGGPISFASLDYVSESGAITLVARSSGAVQSAIVRPLSLGLLPEIEEQAIRIPIDGPCKLILETNDGRERPLFLTVHAPEKDVPEAGDPNVVYYGPGLHEVDKLELTKGQTLYIAGGAVLRVFVPEDELPIVESDWAKQKVYQDFIVAERTEDIRIRGRGIIDLSMLNWHARKATFIDECSNVHIEGLTMVGTSHWTVHLSKSNDCTIKDLTLIGYRENSDGIDIVNCQRISVENCLIRTGDDAVVVKAMAAPPAIGGREITVRRCTVWNDKVRCFGITGETRTDIQDVVFEDCDIVHSLATWTEEVGSLCIVVGDSGTIERVRFENIRIEDEMQYVMVCLIFKDRWSVDKEPGHIRNIVFRNIRIPEGVPSLFHGSDAGHIVDNVRIEGLYAGGRPIKRMEDASFRLNDFVNEIRLIGNSEYPYNEA; translated from the coding sequence ATGAGAGTCCATAATGACCAGAAAGACTCGAGAGACTCAACCCTTTACGAGATCGATTCCGCTTTGATCCGAATCTATCCCGCCCCTGCAGAAATCCGATTCGCGGCTAACGAACAACGGTTGCGGCTCCAAGGCGAGGATGCGTTCGGCGCCGATCCGGACGGACTCGTGCTGTCCCGGGACTGGCAACTCTCTGTCGGCGGCCATGACATTCCCGTCTATGCGGCGCCTGTCACGAGCGGGGGGCCGATCTCCTTCGCATCCCTCGACTATGTATCCGAGTCGGGCGCGATTACGCTCGTTGCCCGGAGCTCCGGAGCCGTTCAAAGCGCAATCGTTCGTCCGCTCTCGCTCGGGTTGCTCCCGGAAATAGAGGAGCAAGCCATTCGCATTCCGATTGACGGCCCGTGCAAGCTGATTCTGGAGACGAACGATGGACGGGAGAGACCGCTCTTCCTGACCGTACATGCCCCGGAGAAGGATGTACCCGAAGCGGGCGATCCCAACGTCGTCTATTACGGCCCCGGCTTGCATGAAGTCGACAAGCTGGAGCTTACGAAAGGGCAGACGCTGTACATCGCGGGCGGAGCCGTCTTACGGGTATTCGTTCCGGAAGACGAGCTTCCGATCGTCGAAAGCGACTGGGCGAAACAAAAGGTGTACCAAGATTTCATCGTCGCGGAACGGACGGAGGATATTCGAATTCGAGGGAGAGGAATCATCGATTTGTCCATGCTGAACTGGCATGCGCGTAAAGCAACGTTCATCGATGAGTGCAGCAACGTTCATATCGAAGGTTTGACGATGGTCGGGACATCGCATTGGACGGTCCATCTGTCGAAGTCCAACGATTGCACGATCAAGGACCTTACGTTAATCGGATACCGGGAGAACAGCGACGGGATCGACATCGTAAATTGTCAGAGAATCTCCGTAGAGAATTGTCTGATTCGTACCGGGGACGACGCCGTCGTCGTCAAAGCGATGGCCGCCCCTCCGGCAATCGGGGGACGGGAGATTACGGTTCGCCGTTGCACCGTATGGAACGATAAAGTGCGCTGCTTCGGAATTACGGGAGAAACCCGCACGGATATTCAAGACGTCGTCTTCGAAGATTGCGACATCGTCCATAGCTTGGCCACGTGGACGGAGGAGGTCGGTTCCTTATGCATAGTCGTCGGGGATTCCGGAACGATCGAGAGAGTCCGGTTCGAGAATATCCGAATCGAAGACGAGATGCAGTATGTGATGGTGTGCTTGATCTTCAAGGATCGTTGGTCCGTCGACAAGGAACCGGGACATATTCGTAATATCGTATTTCGTAACATTCGTATTCCGGAAGGAGTGCCGTCGCTCTTTCACGGCTCGGATGCCGGCCATATCGTGGATAACGTTCGGATCGAGGGGCTTTATGCGGGGGGCCGGCCGATTAAACGGATGGAGGACGCGAGCTTCCGACTGAACGACTTCGTTAACGAGATTCGCTTGATAGGCAACTCCGAATATCCCTATAATGAAGCGTAA